The following coding sequences lie in one Rutidosis leptorrhynchoides isolate AG116_Rl617_1_P2 chromosome 6, CSIRO_AGI_Rlap_v1, whole genome shotgun sequence genomic window:
- the LOC139853927 gene encoding uncharacterized protein, whose protein sequence is MNGTFHGSSTEFWNEAWCGSESLKNAFPRLYRLETNKNIVISGRIKQCHQHALGSGQTGCNSGTAGLHQSRDQVTNLGTYSKAEGKGESPGQYTNNHHSRVDQSGGGENNSGSNHIRFNWEWTREPTGRTAGELEELINFLKSISFEFNHQMSWKWTLASNGLFTVKTLSKLIDSEVLDSGALSTQETLRNNLVPKKIEVFIWRVLKKRLPVRIELHKRAIDLHSIRCPVCDDGLESVDHALVDCKFSSDVWSRVLKWWNSNSNINSTDLLRGKSSHTMSLLGSKIWQAMEWICAYSIWRNRNSLVFQGKSSISPVILNEIQAKSFEWISERIKCVSIDWHSWLVTPYLYVNV, encoded by the coding sequence atgaatgggacatttcatggtAGCTCTACGGAATTTTGGAACGAAGCGTGGTGCGGTTCGGAGAGTCTCAAAAATGCGTTTCCCAGATTGTACAGGCTTGAAACAAACAAGAATATTGTGATTTCTGGGCGGATAAAACAGTGTCATCAACATGCTTTGGGTTCGGGGCAGACGGGTTGCAATTCGGGTACAGCAGGCCTACATCAGTCTCGTGATCAGGTTACTAATCTAGGTACGTATTCGAAGGCAGAAGGAAAAGGCGAGTCACCTGGTCAGTATACTAATAATCATCACAGCCGAGTAGATCAGTCAGGTGGCGGGGAAAATAATTCGGGTTCAAATCATATTCGTTTCAATTGGGAATGGACAAGGGAACCCACAGGGCGTACAGCGGGTGAACTCGaggaattgatcaacttcctaaAATCAATCTCCTTCGAGTTTAACCATCAAATGTCTTGGAAATGGACACTTGCAAGTAACGGTTTGTTCACAGTTAAAACCCTATCGAAATTAATTGATTCGGAGGTTCTAGACAGCGGTGCTCTTTCGACACAAGAGACATTAAGAAACAATCTTGTCCCAAAGAAAATTGAGGTCTTTATATGGAGGGTTTTGAAGAAAAGATTGCCGGTTCGGATCGAACTTCATAAAAGGGCCATTGACTTACATAGTATTCGATGTCCCGTTTGCGATGACGGTCTTGAATCGGTTGATCATGCCTTAGTCGATTGCAAATTTTCATCGGATGTGTGGTCTCGTGTTCTTAAATGGTGGAACTCCAACAGCAACATAAACTCTACCGATTTACTTCGTGGAAAATCTTCTCACACTATGTCCTTACTCGGCTCCAAGATTTGGCAAGCCATGGAGTGGATATGCGCTTATTCGATATGGAGGAATCGTAACTCGTTAGTGTTTCAAGGCAAAAGTAGTATCTCACCGGTGATTCTTAATGAGATCCAAGCAAAATCTTTCGAATGG